Proteins encoded together in one Gigantopelta aegis isolate Gae_Host chromosome 8, Gae_host_genome, whole genome shotgun sequence window:
- the LOC121380255 gene encoding high-affinity choline transporter 1-like produces MFVTFFTITATNVGGGYINGTAEMMAMSGLAMTVAPFGYTLSLFIAGIFYAPKMRRSNYVTVFDPFQIKYGRRVGGLLFFPELCGGLFWTAAILSALGTTVAIILGISDIVAIIVSACVAVFYTFLGGLLSVAYTDVIQLIFMLAGLLLAFPFALHHPSVDMSRVSDTWRGKVDVSNLGSYIDICFMVVFGGIPWQIYYQRVLACRTAESARLASIFAAIFCLALAVPPATIGLIGAAADWNQTSYDGPIPLPESKYNVILPMVLNYLCPLPIAVVGIGVVAAAVMSSADSCVLSTGTVFAKNIYTDIFRRKASDREQIWVMRIAIVIVGIVGTGLAIKANTIYGLFILCSDLMYVVVFPQLTCVLWFAPSNTYGCILGYLVALLGRILSGEPILGLPVILKFPMYDETLGQRFPFRTTTMLISFATITGVSLLTNCLFNRGIVPLKYDIFKCIGKEPARRRQMQRGEGILDKNCDDGVGMTQTNDEGDKKAPIFDLSGDL; encoded by the exons cTGGCATATTTTACGCTCCGAAGATGCGTCGCAGTAACTACGTCACAGTGTTCGACCCGTTCCAGATCAAATATGGACGACGGGTTGGTGGACTCTTATTCTTTCCTGAGTTGTGTGGCGGCCTCTTCTGGACAGCCGCCATCTTGTCAGCTCTTG GAACGACAGTTGCCATCATACTGGGCATTAGCGACATCGTGGCCATCATCGTGTCTGCCTGCGTGGCCGTCTTCTACACATTCCTGGGAGGTCTGCTGTCCGTCGCCTACACCGACGTCATACAATTAATATTCATGCTTGCTGGATTG ctGCTGGCGTTTCCATTTGCATTGCATCATCCGTCTGTTGACATGTCTCGGGTCAGCGACACCTGGCGTGGTAAAGTAGATGTCAGCAATCTGGGCTCGTACATTGACATATGTTTCATGGTGGTCTTTGGAGGGATCCCTTGGCAG atttATTACCAGCGAGTTTTGGCATGCAGGACGGCTGAAAGTGCGCGCCTCGCTTCTATCTTTGCTGCCATCTTCTGTCTGGCCTTGGCTGTTCCACCCGCCACGATTGGGCTCATCGGGGCGGCAGCTG ACTGGAATCAGACATCTTACGACGGACCTATTCCACTTCCGGAAAGTAAATACAACGTCATACTTCCCATGGTTCTCAACTACCTGTGCCCACTTCCGATAGCTGTGGTAGGCATTGGGGTAGTCGCTGCAGCAGTGATGTCATCAGCAGACTCGTGTGTGCTATCAACTGGGACAGTGTTTGCAAagaatatatacacagacatctTCAGAAGAAAG GCATCTGACAGAGAACAGATCTGGGTTATGCGAATCGCCATCGTGATTGTAGGAATCGTTGGAACGGGGTTGGCGATCAAGGCAAACACCATATATGGTCTCTTTATCCTGTGTTCGGACCTCATGTACGTCGTCGTCTTCCCCCAGCTGACCTGCGTCCTGTGGTTCGCGCCCTCCAACACGTACGGTTGCATTCTGGGATACCTCGTGGCACTGCTAGGCCGAATACTATCAGGGGAACCCATTCTCGGCCTACCGGTGATATTAAAATTCCCGATGTATGACGAAACTCTGGGGCAGAGATTTCCCTTCAGGACTACAACAATGCTCATCAGCTTTGCTACGATAACTGGGGTGTCTCTTTTGACCAACTGTTTGTTTAACAGGGGAATAGTTCCTCTAAAGTACGATATCTTCAAGTGTATTGGAAAAGAGCCAGCACGACGTAGACAAATGCAACGCGGTGAAGGCATTCTGGACAAGAATTGTGATGACGGTGTTGGTATGACACAAACAAACGATGAAGGCGACAAAAAGGCACCAATTTTTGACCTGTCAGGCGATTtgtga